A portion of the Psilocybe cubensis strain MGC-MH-2018 chromosome 10, whole genome shotgun sequence genome contains these proteins:
- a CDS encoding Cytochrome b-c1 complex subunit 2, mitochondrial, with protein sequence MLAARASTARNVQRITRSFATVVDTSGVKVAAVDHNQPTASVTVLVKAGSRFEPKEGVANALKNFAFKSTKARSAIGTVRESELYGGVLYSTLGREHLALTAEFLKADAPYFVDVLTSFVTSAKFARHEFEEYVAPLVAAEAESATHDPATRAIEAAHQLAFRSGLGSSLFAPAHNHITVEDIKSYASAAFTKGNIAVIGTGIDQATLSNLVEKSLAKAAAGTSASSPATKYFGGETRLDGHGGPQTVFVGFGTTGAPSAELATLAAHLSTTPSVKWSQGISPISSLPKGTSVQPVYLPYSDASLFGLLVQGTTIEGVKEAGKAAVAALKAAAKGISADELKSAVSKAKFAAASAVDTREGLVTALGSKAFSGSEVSLESTLSSLDNVNVDAFSKATASLLSAKPTFVAIGDSHALPYADELGL encoded by the exons CGTCACCGTCCTCGTAAAAGCTGGCAGTCGTTTCGAACCCAAGGAGGGTGTCGCCAACGCTCTCAAAAACTTTGCATTCAAG AGCACCAAGGCACGATCAGCAATTGGGACCGTTCGCGAGAGTGAGCTGTATGGTGGTGTCTTATACTCGACCCTTGGACGGGAACATTTGGCGTTGACCGCGGAATTCTTGAAGGCGGATGC CCCTTACTTCGTGGACGTTCTCACTTCGTTTGTCACTTCGGCCAAGTTTGCTCGTCATGAATTTGAGGAATATGTCGCGCCCCTAGTGGCCGCAGAGGCGGAATCTGCTACCCATGACCCCGCTACCCGTGCTATCGAGGCCGCCCACCAACTTGCCTTCCGTTCCGGCCTCGGTTCTTCCCTGTTTGCCCCTGCCCACAATCACATCACTGTTGAGGACATCAAGTCATATGCCTCAGCTGCCTTCACTAAGGGCAACATTGCCGTCATTGGTACCGGTATCGACCAGGCAACTCTCTCCAATCTCGTTGAGAAATCCCTAGCCAAGGCTGCTGCTGGCACTAGCGCTTCTTCCCCTGCCACAAAATATTTCGGCGGTGAGACTCGTTTGGATGGTCATGGCGGCCCTCAAACTGTCTTCGTTGGATTCGGAACGACTGGAGCGCCATCAGCGGAGCTTGCTACCCTCGCTGCACATCTCTCGACAACTCCTTCCGTCAAGTGGTCTCAGGGTATCTCCCCTATCTCCTCCCTTCCTAAAGGTACATCAGTACAACCTGTATACCTTCCTTACTCCGATGCCTCCTTGTTCGGTCTTCTCGTTCAGGGAACCACTATCGAAGGTGTTAAGGAGGCCGGAAAGGCTGCTGTCGCTGCTCTGAAGGCTGCCGCCAAAGGTATCAGCGCCGACGAACTAAAGTCCGCTGTTTCCAAGGCCAAGTTCGCTGCTGCTAGTGCCGTGGACACCCGGGAGGGACTCGTTACAGCTCTCGGATCCAAG GCTTTCTCTGGTTCAGAAGTTTCCTTGGAATCCACCTTGTCATCGCTGGATAACGTCAACGTTGATGCTTTCTCCAAG GCCACTGCCTCGCTGCTGTCCGCGAAGCCAACTTTCGTCGCCATTGGAGACTCGCACGCTCTTCCTTACGCCGACGAGTTGGGTCTCTGA